In a single window of the Rhizoctonia solani chromosome 16, complete sequence genome:
- a CDS encoding transcriptional activator acu-15, producing MAGQQDEYGGAGFRKAAFAEVKDFFDNPNASRANATNPYLVMQANLYVTQQLVRYVIEQYRDELVTSMRQNPTDNFDADLLRNSEDREQIAIDLLNVLHSIPIQSIATNGPSLVHKVRFVASTLLDAVRKAETAPASAARAHAYLWDFLSILSEIERNYLLDDDQDGGLGDHASAINV from the exons ATGGCAGGGCAGCAAGACGAATATGGTGGTGCCGGATTCCGGAAAGCTGCATTTGCCGAAGTCAAAGATTTCTTTGATAATCCAAATGCGTCTCGCGCAAATGCCACGAACCCGTATCTGGTAATGCAAGCAAACCTTTACGTGACTCAG CAACTCGTCCGATACGTTATCGAGCAGTACCGTGACGAACTTGTTACTTCTATGCGCCAAAACCCAACGGACAATTTCGATGCTGATTTGCTGAGGAATTCAGAGGACAGAGAGCAAATCGCTATTGATCTTCTGAATGTTCTTCATAG TATACCAATTCAGTCAATCGCAACGAACGGACCATCACTGGTCCACAAAGTTAGATTCGTCGCATCCACACTCTTGGATGCAGTTCGTAAAGCAGAAACGGCTCCCGCATCCGCCGCAAGGGCACACGCATATCTGTGGGACTTCTTGTCGATACTGTCGGAAATTGAGAGAAACTACCT GCTCGACGATGATCAAGATGGGGGACTTGGTGATCATGCAAGTGCCATCAACGTTTAA
- a CDS encoding ubiquitin-conjugating enzyme E1, which produces MSDVQMDSVNGKLPVSITEDEAALYDRQIRLWGLDAQQRMRNATVLIIRLKGVATEAIKNIVLAGIGKLIIVDEEVVMETDLGCGFFFSEDSVGQRVSTDNTQDEQKLTQTRDCVKRVEAAKPRIQSLNPLVDVVAVSDLGILSDDQLDKTLAGVDLVCATDCQKDEMLRLNDACRRARKAFYAGGSYGLLGFVFADLIEHEYLAQDRNTTNSGATKTVKQSLSYPSLRECFGHSWKGLSKRQTKELNPSTVFSIIALWELESRNMNPVETSASTELRRIATELVESAGLTLKQDPSHRLLP; this is translated from the exons ATGTCTGACGTGCAAATGGATTCTGTCAACGGGAAGTTACCGGTGTCAATCACAGAAG ATGAGGCGGCATTGTATGATCGCCAAATCCGATTGTGGGGCCTCGATGCTCAACAAAG GATGAGAAATGCCACAGTTCTTATCATCCGACTTAAAGGAGTCGCCACAGAGGCTATCAAAAACATTGTCCTCGCAGGAATAGGCAAATTAATTATCGTAGATGAGGAAGTAGTCATGGAAACGGATCTAGGATGCGGTTTCTTTTTCTCTGAAGATAGTGTTGGGCAACGGGTGAGCACCGATAACACGCAAGATGAACAGAAACTGACCCAAACTCGCGACTGCGTCAAGCGAGTTGAGGCCGCTAAACCCCGAATTCAAAGCTTAAACCCTCTTGTTGACGTGGTCGCCGTGTCTGATCTCGGTATTCTATCCGATGATCAACTAGACAAGACTTTGGCGGGGGTGGACCTCGTTTGCGCTACCGACTGTCAGAAGGACGAGATG CTTCGGCTAAATGATGCTTGCCGACGCGCGAGAAAAGCATTTTATGCTGGCGGCTCTTATGGGTTGTTAGGCTTTGTATTTGCTGATTTAATTGAACACGAATACTTGGCACA GGATCGCAACACTACTAATTCTGGTGCCACAAAAACGGTTAAGCAATCGTTGTCATACCCTTCACTGAGGGAATGCTTTGGGCATTCATGGAAAGGGCTTTCTAAACGCCAGACTAAAGAGCTCAACCCTTCTACTGTGTTTTCAATTATTG CTCTATGGGAGTTGGAATCCCGGAATATGAATCCTGTTGAAACGTCTGCTTCAACGGAGCTCCGCCGGATTGCAACCGAGCTGGTTGAATCGGCCGGGTTAACGCTCAAGCAGGACCCGTCCCATCGGTTGCTGCCATAG
- a CDS encoding Fungal specific transcription factor domain has translation MSSSEDPRSLPPFSNFIALSSRPPLHPHSNSFSDPRLSLAPVPSSPDRDQKSNARPSTSGPTRTSPPGLDRTNSTGKGSTARTDESGPANDDSDRPKRKRQSQSCDACRARKVRCARENPEDQTSSCKHCQALDIPCTYDYQPKKRGPPNLYLRRLQEAAAANLAAQQAAAAAGNVAQTSSANPPQTPAHSAGGIPATDGISPAPLSSVPAHGQHGRAPMSVPSQPTVPSSTNEQPVHIPLTLSTGPSSIMEYNAALSSTSSLPVNLPPSRYPIAADQFQPPSYGHGGQSPGATSDGGSEGRPQTADAASQAHLEASFSSNHPLYNWSMPYKPNGYGNSHPSGMSLLPPLSYFYRPHRLDDVAPRERIMHIIGVFFDLVYPLTPCIHKPSFMADLANRREERDPLFFALVMSTVASTLVQAPRSYIPMDRPSVRRLAQQCHEASRHITVASYDPPTSMMVVIRYFDTCYHFCEGHDATSHAAFGEAAHIAVTLHMHEEASYEGLDPIECEIRRRTFWLLFGADKSMSILLGRPICLRDEDCTLHFPRRWMTNSNITLSGIQPQPHGKTAIVSGLNYISRIFALLGEILVRIRVDKRSPPQGPFATARLEEVRSLHTRISSALMHAPLPFV, from the exons ATGTCGTCGTCAGAGGACCCCCGTAGCTTGCCACCGTTCTCAAACTTTATAGCGCTATCTTCGCGGCCACCTCTTCATCCACACTCGAATAGCTTCTCAGACCCCCGCTTGTCGCTCGCACCCGTACCTTCCTCTCCAGATCGTGACCAGAAGAGCAACGCCCGGCCCTCAACATCGGGTCCTACTCGAACTTCGCCTCCTGGCTTGGATCGTACCAACTCCACTGGAAAGGGCTCGACGGCACGAACCGATGAATCCGGCCCGGCCAACGATGATTCAGATCGTCCAAAGCGAAAGCGCCAATCCCAAA GCTGTGATGCTTGTCGTGCACGCAAAGTGAGGTGTGCACGTGAAAACCCCGAAGATCAGACTTCGAGCTGCAAACATTGTCAAG CCCTCGACATTCCATGCACCTACGATTACCAGCCCAAGAAGCGTGGCCCTCCTAATCT ATACTTGCGTCGCCTGCAAGAAGCTGCTGCCGCCAACTTAGCGGCACAACAGGCGGCCGCGGCGGCCGGAAATGTTGCTCAGACTTCCAGCGCAAATCCCCCCCAAACCCCAGCCCACTCTGCTGGAGGTATCCCCGCTACCGATGGGATCTCTCCCGCGCCCCTCTCGAGTGTTCCTGCTCATGGTCAACATGGACGGGCGCCCATGTCTGTTCCGTCTCAACCTACGGTCCCTTCGTCGACCAACGAGCAGCCTGTGCATATTCCTCTGACATTATCAACAGGCCCCTCTTCAATCATGGAGTACAATGCCGCTCTCTCCTCAACCTCCTCTCTGCCCGTAAACTTGCCGCCTTCGCGCTACCCTATTGCCGCAGACCAATTTCAGCCACCCAGCTATGGTCACGGTGGACAAAGCCCCGGTGCTACTTCAGATGGCGGAAGTGAAGGCCGTCCTCAGACTGCTGACGCTGCTTCCCAAGCTCATCTTGAAGCATCTTTCTCCAGTAATCATCCTTTGTACAACTGGTCGATGCCCTACAAGCCTAACGGATACGGAAACTCTCATCCATCCGGAATGTCGTTGTTGCCCCCTCTCTCTTACTTCTATCGGCCCCACCGCCTTGATGATGTTGCTCCACGAGAAAGGATCATGCACATTATCGGGGTCTTCTTTGATCTCGTCTATCCTCTTACGCCATGCATTCACAAACCAAGTTTCATGGCTGACCTTGCCAATCGCCGAGAGGAGCGAGATCCGCTGTTCTTTGCGCTTGTTATGTCGACCGTGGCTAGTACGCTGGTGCAGGCCCCCCGGAGCTATATTCCCATGGACAGGCCTTCGGTCAGGAGATTAGCACAACAGTGTCACGAGGCCAGTCGCCATATCACGGTTGCATCTTATGACCcccctacatcaatgatggTCGTTATTAGATACTT CGATACCTGCTATCACTTCTGTGAAGGTCATGATGCTACCTCGCATGCTGCATTTGGCGAGGCAGCCCACATCGCGGTCACTTTGCATATGCACGAAGAAGCTTCATATGAGGGTCTAGATCCTATCGAATGCGAGATCAGGCGGCGTACGTTCTGGCTACTCTTTGGTGCTGACAAGAGCATGAGTATTCTTCTCGGTCGACCCATCTGTCTGAGGGACGAGGACTGCACCCTTCATTTCCCAAGGAGGTGGATGACGAATAGCAA CATCACTCTTAGTGGCATACAGCCGCAACCTCACGGCAAGACAGCGATCGTCTCCGGACTAAACTATATTTCTCGTATATTCGCACTACTTGGCGAGATTCTCGTCCGCATCCGAGTTGATAAACGTTCTCCCCCACAAGGCCCCTTTGCGACTGCACGACTTGAAGAAGTCCGCAGTCTGCACACCCGTATTTCCTCAGCACTTATGCATGCTCCCCTGCCCTTCGTTTGA